The sequence GAACTCGCGGCGCAGGGGTTCGCTGCCCCCACCGGCCACCGCGTTGTTGACCAGCACGTCGAGCCGGGGCTCGGCCGCACGGATGTCCGCCGCCATGGCCCGGACCTGGTCGAGGTCGGAGAGGTCCGCGAGATAGGTGCGCACCTCGGCCCGGCCGGCCGAGAGCTCCCGCGCCTCGGCGGCGGCCCGGTCGAGCCGGGCCCGGTCGCGGCCGTGCAGGAGCAGCGTCGCGCCGCGCCCGGCCAGGTCGCGGGCGAGATGGAGGCCGAGCCCCTGGGTGGCGCCGGTGATCAGAACGGTGCGGTCGAAGGTGTCGGGCGCTGTGTAGGTATCCATGCCCTGAGTTATATCAAGGTCTTGATGCATACTCCATACCTGTCTCATGCCCGGCCCCTGTCATATGTGCGTGGCTGTACGCTCGCAGGCATGGGAATGACCGCCGGTGAACGCCTCGGCCTGGACATCAAGCGTGCCGAGCAGGCCCTCATGGCGGCCAAGAGCGCCGCGCTGAAGGACGACGGCCTGACCGTCGCGCAGTACGCGGCGCTGCTCGCGCTCTCCGGCAACCCCGGGATCTCGGGGGCGGCGCTGGCGCGGGCGTGCCTCGTGACGCCCCAGGCGATGGCGGCGGTCCTCAAGCACCTGGAGGAACGCGGCCTGATCGCCAGGTCCGCGCACCCCTACCACCAGAAGATGCTGGAGACCCGGCTGACGGAGGCCGGGACGGAGACCCTGCGGAAGGCCGACGAGCGGGCGGTACGGATCGAACGCCGCATCGCGGACGCGCTCACCCCCGAGGAGCGCGACACCCTGCGCGACCTGCTGGCGCGCTGCGTCACCGCGATCCGCGCGGACTGAACCCCGGTCAGGGGGCGGCGCCGGTCAGCCCGACGTCGCCGCCAGCACCTCGCGCACCTCTCGTACGACCTCTGCCGCCGACCCGACCGCCGCCGCGTCCAGGCCGTGCAGCGCCTTGTTCACGCGGGCCGCGAAGTCCGCCGGGGCATCGGGCAGGGCGGCGGCCGCCGCGAGGGCGCCCTTCTCGTTGAGGCACCACGTGCGGTGGTGGGCGTGGAGGGACTGGGCGAGGATGCCGAAGGCCCGGGAGAGGCAGAGGGAGACGTGCAGCCGGTCGCCGGCCGGGGCCGACTTGCGGGCGCCCGCGACGGAGAACTCCGCCTCCCAGGCCGCCTCGGCGAGCGCCTTGCGCAATGGCTCGGGGTAGACCGCCGTCTCCTCCTTCAGGGCCGTCAACTCGCCGCCGGGGTCGGACAGTACGCGCCCGAGGGCGACCTCGCCCGGGTACGCGGGCGACCAGAAGCCCAGCGGATGGCCCGGCTGGACGCCCACCTCGTAGCGGCCTTCCCGGCAGCCGGCCCAGACCTCCTCGACCCGGTCCAGATCCCGCAGGATCCAGTCGACCTGGACGCCGTCCACCTTCAGCCAGCCCCCGGCATTGACCCACGGTCCCCATCCGCCGGGCCCGGTCACCTCGACCGGGGAGCCCTGGAAGGCGGCGGCCAGCGCGGACAGCGCGGCGGTGTCCGGCGTGCCCCGGTAGTAGACGCCCAGGTCCCAGTCGGAGTCCGGGCGGTGGGTGCCCCGGGCCCGGCTGCCGCCGAGCAGGACGGCCCGGACACCGGGCACGTCGGTGAGCCGCGCGGCCATCTCGGCGATCCGGCCGGACATGTCGAAGCCCGAGGTCGGGGCGGAGTCGTCTGCAGTCATCGGGCCGGGACACTACCCGCCACCGGGCTGTCAGTGCCTGCGAATATCCTGGGTGTTCCGACCGTCGGCTGACAAAGGAGTCCGAAGGTGACGTCGATGCTCGATGCGGTCGTGGTGGGCGCGGGTCCCAACGGACTGACCGCCGCAGTCGAACTGGCCCGCCGGGGCTTCGCCGTCGAGGTCTTCGAGGCCGGGCCCACGGTGGGCGGCGGGGCGCGTACGGAGGAGCTGACGCTCCCCGGCTTCCGGCACGACCCGTGCTCCGCGGTGCACCCCCTGGCCATAGGCTCGCCGGCCTTCGACGCCATGCCGCTCGCCCGGCACGGACTGGAGTGGCTCCAGCCGCAACTCGCCCTCGCCCACCCGTTCCCCGACGGGACGGCCGCCGTGCTCGCCGCCTCGGTGGGGGAGACCGCCATGGCCCTCGGCGCCGAGGACGCGGGCGCCTACCGCCGGCTCCTCGCCCCCCACCTCGGCCACTGGGACACCCTCGCCCGGGACTTCCTGCGCACCCCGTGGGACGGGCTGCCCCGTGACCCGTACCACTGGGCGCGCTTCGGGCTCGACGCGATCCAGCCCGCCGCCCTGCTCTCCCGCCGCTTCCGGGGCGAGAAGGCGCGCGGCCTGATCGCCGGCCTCGCGGCGCACGCCATCGCGCCCACGAACGGCCTCGCGACCGGCGGCATCGCCCTGCTCTTCGCGGTGGCCGCGCACGAGCGGGGCTGGCCGGTCCCGCGCGGCGGCTCCCAGGCCATCTCCGACGCCCTCGCCTCGTACCTGCGCGAACTGGGCGGCACCATCACGACCGGTACGGAGGTCAGGCGCCTGGACGAACTGCCGCCCGCCCGCGCCTATGTCTTCGACACCTCGCCGACCGCGCTCGCCCGGATCGCCGGGCTCGGCCGCGCCTACCAGGGGTACCGCTACGGCGCCTCCTGCTTCAAGATCGACTACGCGCTCTCCGGCCCGGTGCCCTGGACCGCCGAGCAGGCCCGCCGGGCCGGCACCGTCCACCTCGGGCCCACCGCCGGTGAGATCGACGACGCCCTGCGCCGGGCGGTCGCCGGCCGCGACCCGGACGTCCCGTTCCTGATCACCGCACAGCCCAGCCTCGTCGACCCCTCCCGTGCCCCCGAGGGCAAGCAGGTCTTCTGGGTGTACGGGCATGTCCCGGCCGGCTGGGAGGGCGACGCCACCGAGGTCATCGAACGACAGCTGGAGCGGTTCGCCCCCGGCTTCCGGGACCTCGTGCTCGCCCGCGCGGTGGCGGGCCCGCCCGGCATCGCGCGCCGCAACGCGAACTACGTGGACGGGGACATCGCCTGCGGCGCCTTCGCGGGCCTCCAGACCGTGATCCGCCCCAAGCTCGCCCGTGTCCCGTACGCCACCGCGCACCCGGCAGTCTTCCTCTGCTCGTCGGCGGCCCCGCCCGGACCGGGTGTGCACGGCATGTCCGGACACCACGCGGCCAAGGCGGTGTGGCGGCGGCTGCGGGAGTCCGGAGCGCCGGGCCGCCGCTGACGGGGAGTGTCAGGCGGCCTCGGCGCGGGGCCCGGCCGCCAGGAACTCCAGCACGGCCAGCAGGAACAGCAGACACAGCGCGATCCCGACGACGACCCACCCCGTCGGATGCGCCCACAGCAGGTGGACGACGAGCGCGGCGGCCACCAGCAGCCAGGTGATCCAGACGCGGAACCTGCGTACGAACGGGCTGACCGGACCGGTCCGCAGCCCGGCCCCGTCGGCGGTGGCGCGCATCGCCCCGATGCCGGAGGTCCACAGCCCCCTGACGGTCGCGGCGCGACGGCCGGGCCCGGTGAGCCGGGCGGACAGCGCGACGACGACGCCGAGGGGCACCACCATCCGTACCGTGGTCCCCAGGAACCGGGTCATCGCGTCGTAGACCGCGCCCGCCGCCCCCGGCGAGACACCGGCCGGCAGGGCGTCGAGAGAGACCGCCCGGAAGACGCGCAGCCCGATGCCGAGCACCCCGGCGGCGAACGCGGCGCCCAACACCCCCGCGACCAGGGCCCGGCGGCGGCGCACCGAGAGCAGCACGCCCCCGGCGATCAGGAGGACCGCGATCACCGGCAGCCAGTTGCCCAGGAACTGAAGGACCCGGGCCGTGGAGCCCAGGCCCCCGCCACGTCGCTGGACGGCAAGGTCCGCGCCGGCCTGCGATCACCGGCGGTGCGGGCGGTGTCCACCTCTGGGACCCGGCCGTGGTCACCGGCGACCAGCAGTACCCGGACTACCTCGGACCGGAGCACCCACTACACGATCACCCTCAAGCTCTCCTGAGCCCACTCCCACCGCATGGACCGAGGACCCTCCGGGCACCGCCCCGAGGGTCCTCGGCGGGTCCGGTTACAGTGGCGCCCTCATGAACGCGCGCCACACCGCGGGCACCGCCCCGACCGCACCACTGCTCCGCATACGCCTCTTCGGCGGATTCCGGGTCACCCGCGACCAGGGCCCCGAACCCGCCGCCCGCTGGCCGAGACTGACCGCGCAGGCGCTGGTGAAGCTGCTCGCCGTCGTCCCCGGGCACCGGCTCCACCGCGAACAGGTCATGGACGTGTGCTGGCCGGACACCGACCCCCAGGCCGCCCAGGGCAGTCTGCGCGTCGCCCTCCACGCCGCCCGCCGGGCCCTGGAGCCCGAACTCGCCTCGCGCGCCGCGTCCTCGTACCTCGTCTCGGACGGGCCCCTGCTCTGTCTCGACCCCCGTACGGTGTGGGTCGACGCCGACCATGCGCAGGACACCGCACGCGACGCGCTCGCCACCCGGGACGCGGACGCCCTCGCACGGGCCCTGGAGCTGTTCTCCGGCGAGCTGCTGCCGGACGACCGCTACGCCGACTGGGCCGAGGGCCGGCGCTCCGAACTCGCCGCGCTCAAGGAGAAGCTGCTCCTGGGGCTCGCCTCGGTGCGGCTGGAGGCGGGCGCCACCGACGAGGCGGTGGCCGTCGCGGAGCGGGTGCTCGCCACGAGCCCGGCCGAGGAGCTGGCGCACCGGCTGCTCATCGGCGCGTTCACCCGGCAGGGGCTGCGGCGGCGCGCGGTGCGCCAGTACCACGCCTGCCGGTCCGCGCTCGAAGCCGAACTGGGCGTGCGGCCCGGCCCGGAGACCGAGCGCCTGCACCGGGCCGCGCTGGCGGCCACGCCGCCCGCCCGGCTCCCCGCCGCGCCCTCCCTGCCCGCATCCCTCCGGGCCCCCGCCGCCACCCCGCTGCGCGGGCGCGAGGCCGTGCTCGGCCGGCTGCTCGCGACGGACGGACCCGCCGTCGTCACCGTGCTCACGGGTGAGGCGGGCGTCGGCAAGACCCGGCTGGCCGGCGAGGCCGCCCGGCAGGCCGCGGCCTCCGGCACCGCCGTCCTGTGGGGCGGCGGACACGACGCCGAGGGGCACACCCCGTACGGGGCCTTCGCCGAGGCGCTGGACGGCTGGCTGGCCGAACGCGACGAGGCGGAACGCGCCCGCGTCGGCGGCGAGTATCCCGAACTGGCCGCGTTCCTGCCCGCCCTGGGCCGGGTGCGCGCCGACTCCGAGCGCAGCCCCGAGGAGGAGCGCGACCGTCTCTTCCGCGCCACCGCCGGCCTGCTCGGCGAGCTGGCCTCCGTACAGCCGGTGCTGATCGTGCTCGACGACCTGCACGCGGCGGACCTGGGCTCCTTCCAGCTGCTGAGCCATCTGGCCCGGCGGGCGGCGCAGACGGGCGGCTGGCGCTTCCTCGTGACGTACCGGGAGGAGGAGATGGCCGACGGCGACCCGCGTCGCACCGGGCTGTCCTCCCTGACCCGCCAGGGCCTGGCCGTCCGCGAGGACGTGCCGCGCCTGGACCGGGAGGCCTGCCTCGCCGTCGTGGGCGACACGGTGGCGCTCGCGGACGGGCCCCCGGCCCGGATCTGGGAACTGTCCCTGGGCAACCCGCTGTTCGCCGTCGAGCTGGCCCACGGACTGGCCGAGGGGGCGGGCACCGTGGCCCCCGACGGCATCCGCCAGCTGGTCGCGGGCCGGCTGGCGCGGCTCGACCACGACGCCCGGAGAATCGTCGAGGCGCTGTCCGTCTCGGGGCCCGAGACATCGTTGTCGGAGCTGCTCGACGTCGCCGCCCACGGTCTGGACCCCGCCGTCACCGGCGGCGCCGCCACCGACGCGCTGGAACGTGCCATGGCCGCCTCGCTCATCGAGGAGCGGGACATCGTGGTCGGCGGACAGCACGAGGAGGGACTGACCTTCCGCCACCCGCTGGTCCGCCTCACCTGCTACGAGACGCTGTCCGCGATCCGCCGCAGGCAGCTGCACGGGGCCTTCGCGCAGACGGTGCTCCGCCGCCGCCCCGACGCCGTCGACACCCTCGCCTCGCACTTCACCCGCGCCGACGACCCGCGCGCCGCCGCATACCTGCGCCTCGCAGCCGCACGCGCCGCCGCCCTCTTCGCCAACGACACGGCCGACCGCTACTACCGCGACCTGGTCGCCCGGCTCGACGTGGACGCGGCCCGCGCCCGGCTCGCCCACAGCCAGGTGCTGCGCCGCATGGGCAACTTCGCCCAGGCGGCCGAGGTGCTGCGCCTCGCGCTCGACGAGTTCGTCCGGCGCGGCGACCACGAGGACATCGTGCTCACCGCCGCCTGGCTCGCCGACACCCTGGGGCGCACCGGCCTGCCCGACGCCGGCCGGCAGGTGCTCGCCGCGCACCCCGTCACGGCGGACACCCCGACGGAAGCGGCCGCGGGCCACTACCTGG is a genomic window of Streptomyces sp. NBC_00708 containing:
- a CDS encoding NAD(P)/FAD-dependent oxidoreductase → MTSMLDAVVVGAGPNGLTAAVELARRGFAVEVFEAGPTVGGGARTEELTLPGFRHDPCSAVHPLAIGSPAFDAMPLARHGLEWLQPQLALAHPFPDGTAAVLAASVGETAMALGAEDAGAYRRLLAPHLGHWDTLARDFLRTPWDGLPRDPYHWARFGLDAIQPAALLSRRFRGEKARGLIAGLAAHAIAPTNGLATGGIALLFAVAAHERGWPVPRGGSQAISDALASYLRELGGTITTGTEVRRLDELPPARAYVFDTSPTALARIAGLGRAYQGYRYGASCFKIDYALSGPVPWTAEQARRAGTVHLGPTAGEIDDALRRAVAGRDPDVPFLITAQPSLVDPSRAPEGKQVFWVYGHVPAGWEGDATEVIERQLERFAPGFRDLVLARAVAGPPGIARRNANYVDGDIACGAFAGLQTVIRPKLARVPYATAHPAVFLCSSAAPPGPGVHGMSGHHAAKAVWRRLRESGAPGRR
- a CDS encoding nucleotidyltransferase domain-containing protein encodes the protein MSGRIAEMAARLTDVPGVRAVLLGGSRARGTHRPDSDWDLGVYYRGTPDTAALSALAAAFQGSPVEVTGPGGWGPWVNAGGWLKVDGVQVDWILRDLDRVEEVWAGCREGRYEVGVQPGHPLGFWSPAYPGEVALGRVLSDPGGELTALKEETAVYPEPLRKALAEAAWEAEFSVAGARKSAPAGDRLHVSLCLSRAFGILAQSLHAHHRTWCLNEKGALAAAAALPDAPADFAARVNKALHGLDAAAVGSAAEVVREVREVLAATSG
- a CDS encoding AAA family ATPase → MNARHTAGTAPTAPLLRIRLFGGFRVTRDQGPEPAARWPRLTAQALVKLLAVVPGHRLHREQVMDVCWPDTDPQAAQGSLRVALHAARRALEPELASRAASSYLVSDGPLLCLDPRTVWVDADHAQDTARDALATRDADALARALELFSGELLPDDRYADWAEGRRSELAALKEKLLLGLASVRLEAGATDEAVAVAERVLATSPAEELAHRLLIGAFTRQGLRRRAVRQYHACRSALEAELGVRPGPETERLHRAALAATPPARLPAAPSLPASLRAPAATPLRGREAVLGRLLATDGPAVVTVLTGEAGVGKTRLAGEAARQAAASGTAVLWGGGHDAEGHTPYGAFAEALDGWLAERDEAERARVGGEYPELAAFLPALGRVRADSERSPEEERDRLFRATAGLLGELASVQPVLIVLDDLHAADLGSFQLLSHLARRAAQTGGWRFLVTYREEEMADGDPRRTGLSSLTRQGLAVREDVPRLDREACLAVVGDTVALADGPPARIWELSLGNPLFAVELAHGLAEGAGTVAPDGIRQLVAGRLARLDHDARRIVEALSVSGPETSLSELLDVAAHGLDPAVTGGAATDALERAMAASLIEERDIVVGGQHEEGLTFRHPLVRLTCYETLSAIRRRQLHGAFAQTVLRRRPDAVDTLASHFTRADDPRAAAYLRLAAARAAALFANDTADRYYRDLVARLDVDAARARLAHSQVLRRMGNFAQAAEVLRLALDEFVRRGDHEDIVLTAAWLADTLGRTGLPDAGRQVLAAHPVTADTPTEAAAGHYLAEAVLCRIQGRYEDALSAAERALTAALRVPGVPGNGLLARVHSLRASVLGLTGRLDKSHEAAGLALPPAEANGDPTLLGQVLSTLRENQRRGGRLREAVATGQRALDLVEQSGDVAGAAFERANLAELWLLLQEFGTARTLAEAAVAGAEQDDAWCLPYALAALALVRMRTGDARGAAVLLDRAQSSPGLVDRQAGHEVRAARAELALRDGLPGHARRALEGHERAVPVLAAWAQLHSGRPEPARRLAADETARAARTGERIAEADARTVLALALFRLGDDTAAREALHLAETLAAALPYPAGAAHAAEVRRLMETEPDAP
- a CDS encoding MarR family transcriptional regulator, whose protein sequence is MGMTAGERLGLDIKRAEQALMAAKSAALKDDGLTVAQYAALLALSGNPGISGAALARACLVTPQAMAAVLKHLEERGLIARSAHPYHQKMLETRLTEAGTETLRKADERAVRIERRIADALTPEERDTLRDLLARCVTAIRAD